In Rhipicephalus microplus isolate Deutch F79 chromosome 7, USDA_Rmic, whole genome shotgun sequence, one genomic interval encodes:
- the LOC142767423 gene encoding uncharacterized protein LOC142767423, translating to MASRTCGEMDTPAGAAAAAPGHDEIGDLLVHLEDARGRFSGTLLDYNIPCTASENSRCQIVASIPIWNEFLCWLELELRELSGGKLALVHVRKICCPRPTQGEVRQAAAILYVLLQTHSCVTSVHIPNYSDDSEIVHLWNAYPRTDGSVIADLCSPVLCTDDSERTNLCSAVLCNVLYGNHAVKSVTLKVPSRSLQMERFCNVLWSMKGLEELHCEVSSWDKLSSTTISALLRDSATLTVFDVIPPRIENAHSGLLVRALRANSTLRDLTLSYSDVAVEPQLFVAFMSSTVTLKHLKVVESRCAVEYDKLNRIFQRMLKNATVSSLEALELCDRGNGYLGAKMLAQKEVLRSFGLWHYSNVSINVSREKITAARDRINAFWIGALSKNNTLELMTLSVSILSNKHWGHFFRFLSRHDSLKMVTVDVAKHERDLLSDVVKKVREIGCEDKVSFMDSYGEYRFSLADWTNYSERRACLLAEDKCTARAVYEELSTYPPLTFLGLQMEWDKELGWLLVEFVSKMVTLKKLDLTFTGRGKTKLDDWWLALSQSLLHNRSIINFTLWIHFDKNSISLKGLECVGGTIARSKTIRKLRLLAIFKDVATIFLRGMSADISQNYSLCSACLFVPHEDHDSRSLWLVVANTARRNTGYVARAAQFMNRRRCDTPCAAALDRVYRNPALVAELSKVLSVSEVDAVVAVRQRFRSIEGMHEFMRLACVVKARVTCHPRDDGHAQLDALDEHCWAHVRRYLQLDDVAWHCRPL from the exons GCGAAATGGACACTCCGGCGGGTGCAGCAGCGGCAGCTCCCGGGCATGACGAAATCGGCGACCTGTTGGTTCACCTGGAAGACGCCAGAGGCCGTTTCTCTGGAACTCTGCTCGACTACAACATCCCCTGCACGGCCTCAGAGAACTCAAGATGCCAGATTGTTGCCAGCATTCCAATATGGAACGAGTTTCTCTGCTGGCTTGAGCTGGAGCTGCGCGAGTTGTCTGGTGGGAAACTCGCACTCGTGCACGTCCGTAAAATATGTTGTCCGCGACCAACACAAGGCGAAGTGCGTCAGGCCGCCGCCATCTTGTATGTGCTCCTGCAAACGCATAGCTGTGTGACGTCCGTCCATATTCCAAACTACTCAGATGATTCAGAAATAGTCCACTTGTGGAACGCCTACCCTCGCACAGATGGTTCAGTAATAGCCGACTTGTGCAGTCCCGTTCTTTGCACGGACGATTCAGAAAGAACAAATTTGTGCAGCGCTGTCCTCTGCAACGTGCTGTACGGAAATCATGCCGTCAAATCGGTGACCTTGAAAGTTCCATCGCGTTCGCTGCAAATGGAACGCTTTTGCAATGTTCTCTGGTCAATGAAGGGCCTAGAGGAACTGCATTGTGAAGTCTCGTCATGGGATAAGCTATCTTCGACCACCATTTCGGCACTTCTCCGTGATTCTGCGACGTTGACCGTTTTTGATGTGATCCCACCGCGCATAGAAAACGCGCACTCGGGGCTCCTGGTGAGAGCACTTAGGGCCAACTCCACATTGCGAGATTTGACGCTAAGTTATTCAGATGTTGCGGTAGAGCCACAATTGTTCGTCGCATTTATGAGCAGTACAGTTACGCTCAAGCATTTGAAAGTTGTTGAAAGTCGTTGTGCCGTTGAGTACGATAAGCTGAATCGCATTTTCCAACGCATGCTGAAGAATGCGACGGTGAGCAGCTTGGAAGCTCTTGAGCTGTGCGATAGAGGGAACGGGTATCTAGGAGCTAAGATGCTGGCACAAAAGGAGGTGTTGCGGAGCTTCGGTCTGTGGCACTACTCGAATGTGTCTATTAATGTGAGCAGAGAAAAAATAACGGCTGCCAGGGATAGGATCAACGCATTCTGGATAGGGGCACTGTCAAAGAACAACACCCTCGAGCTTATGACCTTGAGTGTGAGCATCTTGTCCAATAAGCACTGGGGACACTTCTTTCGCTTTCTGTCTCGTCACGACAGCTTGAAGATGGTCACTGTCGATGTGGCCAAACACGAACGTGATCTCCTGTCTGACGTCGTGAAAAAAGTAAGAGAAATCGGGTGTGAAGACAAAGTTTCTTTCATGGACTCCTATGGCGAATATAGGTTCTCTCTAGCGGACTGGACGAATTACTCCGAAAGGCGGGCGTGTCTACTGGCCGAGGACAAATGCACAGCAAGGGCAGTTTATGAAGAGCTCAGCACATATCCCCCGTTGACATTTTTGGGACTACAAATGGAGTGGGACAAGGAGCTTGGCTGGCTTTTGGTTGAATTCGTCTCGAAGATGGTCACGCTGAAAAAGCTGGATTTGACCTTCACCGGGAGAGGGAAGACCAAACTGGACGATTGGTGGCTAGCACTTTCGCAGTCCTTGCTACACAACAGAAGCATCATCAATTTCACCTTGTGGATTCACTTCGACAAGAACAGTATATCCTTGAAAGGCCTTGAATGTGTCGGTGGCACTATAGCACGAAGCAAGACGATCCGAAAGCTACGTCTGCTGGCGATTTTCAAAGACGTGGCAACCATCTTTCTTCGAGGCATGAGCGCTGACATCTCCCAGAACTACTCGCTGTGCAGCGCCTGCTTGTTCGTTCCACATGAAGACCACGACTCCAGAAGCCTCTGGCTCGTCGTAGCGAATACAGCTCGCAGGAACACCGGCTATGTGGCACGTGCGGCTCAATTCATGAACCGCAGACGGTGTGACAC GCCCTGCGCAGCCGCCTTGGATCGAGTGTATCGCAATCCTGCCCTCGTCGCAGAGCTGTCCAAGGTTCTGTCCGTCTCCGAGGTTGACGCCGTAGTGGCCGTTCGCCAGCGCTTCCGAAGCATCGAAGGCATGCACGAGTTCATGCGACTGGCCTGTGTGGTCAAAGCGCGTGTCACGTGTCATCCACGTGACGACGGCCACGCCCAGCTGGACGCCCTCGACGAGCACTGCTGGGCTCACGTGCGACGCTACTTGCAGCTCGACGATGTGGCGTGGCACTGCCGCCCGTTGTAG